A window of the Streptococcus sp. 116-D4 genome harbors these coding sequences:
- the asp2 gene encoding accessory Sec system protein Asp2: MTMKILQIGYVNWSSKVEKLPEDLEWFFCEPENIQNFLKLEEERLLAEILKSMTKQDKSIQNPKVHIHFNAIVITDYLEEKQLEPLMDTIEAYSLFCSSELDLSSDNLDGIFRRKILRKLEKSKDISTCINFLHQVLFSSQYGAKLKIPEIDINPNFGGMVQRNGHVNTQFTGDFGEDFQQLFTYRYNLSSFPIALELWQEYEKVKGNCHIQLIITPMRRGSLYELMDSMIYNEDDLKNLIILESNPEEIGFYAVSIYAKGEGTLSFGPLHWRYSRQGLGNLVLGGGRYSDERRQEFFYYFNPGDMKPPLNVYFSGFRPAEGFEGFGMMKSLNSPFLLIADPRLEGGCFYVGTDQYETKVIEVIQRSLDYLGFSSSELILSGLSMGAFGAVYYAADLNPAAVIVGKPFTNLGDTVSGLKLKRPDEFETSADMLLNVTHGLTEIQIDEFNQKLWKKYHKASFKDTQFAIGYMKNDDYDSCATQRLTNYLSQKGVHIYSVGYEGRHNDNSQAINKWFKQQFKRILEDQFGR, encoded by the coding sequence ATGACGATGAAGATTTTACAAATTGGCTATGTAAATTGGTCTAGCAAGGTAGAAAAACTACCAGAAGATTTAGAATGGTTTTTTTGTGAGCCAGAGAATATCCAAAATTTTTTAAAATTAGAAGAAGAAAGATTACTTGCAGAAATCCTTAAAAGCATGACGAAGCAAGATAAATCGATACAAAATCCTAAAGTTCATATTCATTTCAATGCGATTGTTATAACTGATTATCTTGAGGAAAAACAATTAGAACCTTTAATGGACACAATTGAAGCCTATAGTTTATTTTGTAGTTCAGAATTAGACCTATCTTCAGATAATCTAGATGGAATTTTTAGAAGAAAAATACTACGTAAACTGGAAAAATCAAAAGACATTTCTACTTGTATCAATTTTTTACATCAAGTATTGTTTAGCAGTCAATATGGGGCAAAATTAAAAATACCTGAAATAGATATCAATCCAAATTTTGGAGGTATGGTACAACGGAATGGTCATGTAAATACTCAGTTTACTGGTGATTTTGGAGAAGATTTCCAACAACTATTTACTTATAGGTATAATCTTTCAAGTTTTCCAATAGCTCTAGAATTATGGCAGGAGTATGAAAAAGTCAAAGGCAATTGTCACATTCAGTTAATAATAACTCCAATGAGAAGGGGTAGTCTTTATGAATTAATGGACAGTATGATTTATAATGAAGACGATCTTAAAAATTTAATTATCCTAGAATCAAATCCTGAAGAAATTGGTTTTTATGCTGTATCCATATATGCCAAAGGAGAGGGGACTCTGTCATTTGGCCCCCTTCATTGGCGATATTCACGTCAAGGTCTCGGCAACTTAGTTCTTGGAGGTGGAAGGTACAGTGATGAGAGAAGACAGGAATTTTTCTATTACTTTAATCCAGGAGATATGAAGCCACCTCTAAATGTATATTTTTCAGGGTTCAGGCCAGCTGAAGGGTTTGAAGGATTTGGAATGATGAAATCTCTAAATTCTCCGTTTCTGTTAATTGCTGATCCTAGATTGGAAGGAGGCTGTTTCTATGTTGGAACTGATCAATATGAAACAAAAGTCATTGAAGTGATACAAAGATCATTAGACTATTTAGGATTTTCATCATCAGAGTTGATACTATCTGGCTTATCAATGGGGGCATTTGGTGCAGTATATTATGCAGCAGACCTAAATCCTGCGGCAGTAATTGTAGGGAAGCCATTTACAAATCTTGGAGATACTGTGTCTGGATTAAAATTAAAAAGACCAGATGAATTTGAAACAAGTGCAGACATGCTGCTGAATGTAACTCATGGTTTAACAGAAATACAAATTGATGAGTTTAACCAAAAATTATGGAAGAAATATCATAAAGCAAGCTTTAAAGATACTCAATTTGCTATAGGGTACATGAAAAACGATGATTACGATAGTTGTGCTACTCAACGTTTAACAAATTATCTTTCACAGAAAGGTGTACATATATATAGTGTAGGATATGAAGGAAGGCATAATGACAACAGTCAAGCGATTAATAAATGGTTTAAGCAACAATTTAAAAGAATTCTAGAAGATCAGTTTGGAAGGTAA
- the secY2 gene encoding accessory Sec system protein translocase subunit SecY2, which translates to MLGRQIPIPTVGVDKVVLGNAIDSQLIENFGAITGIQFSSMTLFTLGIGPTMTMMILWRFLVTFKLISNWTSDKVNRLQFLMTLVIALLQSYGITNSSEFLISFGYNDVTLRIITIILLTTGTLILNWLCKINSERGIGGMTVVILVNMILAFQSNTMKYFTTQQFDSHNLIQFGILFCTVLSVLVYLTILLYKGEYRIPIRRVGLNTPYHSSSYLPIRVTPAGAMPFMYGMTLMLLPPYIFILLLNIFPNNQILEYLSIHIGLSQVPGVICYIILLYLLSIGFSYYNYDPYEISKNMRNNGDYISGKKPGEETLKYLRLVINSFAQFGAFTVVVLGGLPLLAVSLQGQGKNSISIALLISNAYIIVSLLLGVMEQVDTMNSWKKYKNLI; encoded by the coding sequence ATGTTAGGTCGACAAATTCCTATTCCAACAGTTGGGGTTGATAAAGTTGTACTGGGTAATGCCATAGATTCACAACTAATTGAAAATTTTGGAGCTATTACTGGAATTCAATTTAGTAGCATGACCTTATTCACATTAGGGATTGGTCCGACTATGACAATGATGATTTTATGGCGTTTCTTAGTTACTTTTAAATTAATTAGTAATTGGACCTCAGATAAAGTGAATCGGTTGCAGTTTTTGATGACATTAGTAATTGCTTTGTTACAAAGTTATGGTATAACAAATAGTTCTGAATTTTTAATATCATTTGGATATAATGATGTGACTTTAAGGATCATTACAATCATCTTATTAACAACTGGTACACTCATACTAAATTGGTTATGCAAAATTAATAGTGAACGAGGTATTGGAGGAATGACTGTTGTCATATTGGTAAATATGATATTAGCGTTTCAAAGTAATACAATGAAGTACTTCACAACTCAACAATTCGATTCCCATAATCTCATACAATTTGGCATATTATTTTGTACTGTGTTATCTGTACTTGTTTATTTAACTATATTACTGTATAAAGGGGAATATCGTATACCGATTCGAAGAGTAGGATTAAATACACCATACCACTCTAGTAGCTATTTACCTATTCGTGTGACACCTGCGGGTGCGATGCCATTTATGTATGGAATGACTTTAATGTTGTTGCCTCCTTATATATTTATATTGTTGTTGAATATATTTCCTAATAATCAAATTTTAGAATATCTTTCAATTCATATTGGATTATCTCAAGTACCTGGCGTCATTTGTTATATCATACTACTTTATCTCTTGTCCATTGGTTTTTCATACTATAATTATGATCCATATGAAATTTCAAAAAATATGAGAAATAATGGTGATTATATTTCTGGTAAAAAGCCGGGTGAAGAAACCTTAAAATATCTTCGACTTGTTATAAATTCGTTTGCACAATTTGGGGCTTTTACAGTAGTTGTTTTGGGTGGTTTACCGTTGCTTGCAGTTTCATTGCAGGGGCAGGGTAAAAATAGTATTTCAATTGCTCTATTGATTAGTAATGCCTATATTATAGTAAGTCTCTTGTTGGGTGTGATGGAGCAGGTTGATACAATGAATAGTTGGAAAAAATACAAAAATTTAATTTAA
- the asp1 gene encoding accessory Sec system protein Asp1 translates to MFYFVPSWYSRQRQWYDNTPWWFRVNNRMTFDDSVNQVKMFLEAKEEIGVMILNYQPQLRYFLHNQGIFGTYYWSFFDDIQNITRFYTKMIHLKDLNWPKGSEFFYSPFAVIVRLKGKIYAVVNYAENGNIHSISFQKNEKITKDYIFDDRGFLSSILYYDIDGQALYQDYLNTNGIWQVREFLKKENDSSPLLMVNDFADKTFSKKYYNSWKELIEERLAVFQKNHIKNNDIFVVASHEQHNQLISTIFKDYRTIYSFFGNRFNLQDFKKSQLTFNEASFVVVDTERNERLLKDFFEKIGFKSIPIMRLSPFDSRLRLGHSQTVKEQIIYFFIDNIERDELYSVLTIILELMSLRKDIELRIVTFRQDIQLDLLKTWIIGLIKTFHFEELFFQHVSEGENELEDEQEIELSRIVMDYFTNENQIIECLDTARLVIDLGLEPDLYTQIASISAGIPQINRVISDYVEHQKNGFVISEISDLSAAIEFYFDGLSNWNEALIYAVQKMSDYTSGKIIDQWKQMLENRNR, encoded by the coding sequence ATGTTTTATTTTGTGCCTTCTTGGTATAGTCGACAAAGACAATGGTATGATAATACACCTTGGTGGTTTCGTGTAAATAATCGAATGACTTTTGATGATAGTGTGAATCAAGTAAAAATGTTTTTGGAAGCAAAAGAGGAAATTGGAGTAATGATATTGAACTATCAGCCTCAACTTCGATATTTTTTACATAATCAAGGGATTTTTGGGACTTACTATTGGTCATTTTTTGATGATATCCAGAATATCACAAGATTTTACACAAAAATGATTCATTTAAAAGACTTAAATTGGCCAAAAGGTAGTGAGTTTTTTTACAGTCCTTTTGCAGTCATTGTCCGACTAAAGGGAAAAATTTATGCTGTTGTGAACTATGCTGAAAATGGGAATATTCATTCGATATCATTTCAAAAGAATGAAAAAATAACAAAAGATTATATCTTTGATGATAGAGGATTTTTATCTAGCATTCTTTATTACGATATAGATGGGCAAGCCCTTTATCAAGATTACTTGAACACTAATGGTATTTGGCAAGTTAGAGAGTTTCTAAAAAAAGAAAATGACTCCTCTCCTCTACTTATGGTTAATGATTTTGCAGATAAGACTTTTAGTAAGAAGTATTATAATAGTTGGAAAGAATTGATAGAGGAGAGATTGGCAGTTTTTCAAAAAAATCATATTAAAAATAATGATATATTTGTTGTTGCAAGCCATGAACAACATAATCAACTTATTTCAACTATATTTAAGGATTATAGAACAATTTACTCTTTTTTCGGAAATAGATTTAATTTGCAAGATTTTAAAAAGAGTCAATTAACTTTTAATGAAGCTTCTTTTGTGGTGGTCGATACTGAGCGGAATGAAAGATTATTGAAGGATTTTTTTGAAAAAATAGGATTTAAATCAATTCCAATCATGCGTCTTTCACCTTTTGATAGTCGATTACGTCTTGGACATAGTCAGACTGTTAAAGAGCAGATAATTTACTTTTTCATCGATAATATAGAGCGCGATGAACTATATTCTGTCCTAACAATTATTCTAGAATTAATGAGTTTGCGTAAGGATATTGAACTTAGAATCGTAACATTTAGGCAGGATATTCAGTTGGATTTGTTAAAGACATGGATTATAGGATTAATTAAAACATTCCATTTTGAAGAACTCTTTTTTCAACATGTTAGTGAAGGTGAAAATGAACTAGAAGATGAACAAGAGATAGAGTTAAGTCGAATAGTGATGGATTATTTTACAAATGAAAATCAGATTATTGAATGTCTGGATACAGCTAGGTTAGTCATTGATCTTGGGCTTGAACCAGATCTATATACACAAATTGCTAGTATTAGTGCGGGTATACCACAAATTAATCGTGTAATTTCGGACTATGTTGAACACCAAAAGAATGGATTCGTTATCAGTGAAATCAGTGATTTGTCAGCAGCAATTGAATTTTATTTTGATGGACTATCAAACTGGAACGAAGCGCTCATCTACGCTGTTCAAAAAATGTCTGATTACACAAGCGGCAAAATAATAGATCAATGGAAGCAAATGCTAGAAAATAGGAATAGGTAA